The DNA window ACTGGGCCGTGGTGGGCAAGACGCCGGACGACTATTTCAACCCCTTCGCAAAACAGGCGGTGGACTGGACGGCGGCCACATTGCGGGACGACCACAAGGACTTTTTGAAAAGGACCCGCGCGGCGGACACTTTTGACGGATTCCAGGTGGCCCATTCCACCCCTTTGTATCCGGAGGAATGGCGCTATATCATGTCGCAAAAAGAGGCGCTGGAGAATTACGGCAGCCTCACCTCGCAGGTATGTTTCATCGGCCATTCGCATCAGCCGCTGGTGATCGAATACGATGGGCCGGCATCCATCAAAGTGTCCAAGGAGACCGGGTACACTCTTGATCCGGCAAAAAAATACATAATCAACATCGGATCCGTCGGCCAGCCGAGGGACTCGAACATCAACTCGTGCTGGGCCCTTTACGATTCCGAGGAAGGGACTGTGACCTTCCGGCGGGTCCCATATGACATCGAGGCGGTGCAACGCAAGATGGCCGAGGCCAACCTCCCCCGCTACCTGATAGACAGGTTGGCGGTGGGCCGGTAAGGCCTCCGGCGCCTCATATGCCAGTTTTGGCCCATCCTGCTTTCAACTCCTCCATGGCGCCGGAAAAGTTCCAGAGGGCTCCTGTATATCTTTTCTACGGCCCGGCGGCGCTCATGCTAAACGAGGCTGCGGCGCTGGTCCGGGAGCGTCTGGCCAATGATATTTCCGCCGACAATTATTTTCACCATCTGGCGGTGGGCGCGAGGCGGAGAAAAAGTGAAGACGAGGGGGACGAATCGCCTTCGTCAAAGGGGGACGACGGCGGAACGGTGTCCGGGGCCGGCATCGCCGCATTGCTTAACACCATGTCCATGTTCGGCGGTGGGAAGCTTGTGTGGGCAGGGCCACTGGAATGGCTCAACAAGGAGGACATGGAAAGCCTGGCCTCCTACGCCGCCGATCCAAACCCCCAATCCACCCTTATCGTAAGCTACATCACGGACAAACGGAGCGATCCGTTTGAAAAATCCGGCCTTGTGAAAAACGCGGCCAAATCGGGGGTGGTGGTAAAACTCCCGGCTCCCGAAGGGGAAAGGGTGCGTGAATGGGCTGTGTCCAGGTTCGGCCGGATGGGGAAAAAAATATCCACGGACGCGGCGCAGAGGCTTTGCGACCTGGCCGGGGGGGACGTGGACAGGCTTGCGGCGGAGATAGAAAAACTGGCCCTTTATGCCGGGGAGTCCGATCAGGTCACCATGGACTCGGTGGAGGAAATGGTAAGCGACCATCGTGAAAACGAGATATGGGACCTTACCGGCGCCATAAGCCGCGGCAATCTTCCCTCGGCGGTGGCGGCGCTGGAAAACCTTCTGGCAAACAACAGACCGCCGCAGATGATACTAAAATCGCTGACCACGGAAGTGATGAGGCTTTATTGCGCAAGACGCTTTAAGGCAGACGGCAGGCCGGAGACTGAATTTGCCCCGGCTGTGGGGGCGCATCCATTCGCGGTGAGAAACACCTGGCGCGACGCGGACAAATGGCCGGCGCAACGGGCGTTATCGGCGATGCGTGGGGTGATGGAGACAAACATGAGCCTGATGAGAAGCGGGGCCGAGCCGCACTCGGCCCTGTACAGGCTGGTGATGGAATTGTGCGGCGGGAACCAGCCCGCCGCGTCCAGACAAGGCTGAGGGAGAGGTTATTTAAGCTTCGCGAGCTTTGACGCCAGCCGCGAGACCCTCCGGGAAGCGTTATTCTTGTGGATCACGCCTTTCGAAGCGGCGGTCAAAAGGGCCTTCTGGGCCTCCGCAAGCGCCGCCGTGGCCGCCTGCCTGTCTCCCGACGTGAGGGCCGCGCCCGCTTTTTTCACCGCCGTGCGCGCCGCGGACCGGACCGCCGTATTGCGCACATTCCTTCTTTTGCTCTGGCGGACTCTTTTTTCCGCCGACTTGTGGTTAGGCACCTTGAATCACTCCCAAATCTGCTATGTAAAAACGATTATTATGTGTTTTGCGGCCCGGCAAGTCAATCATTAATTTGCGATTTGATTTTACTGACGGCGCCTTTTTCTTTGTAATGGGCGGGTTTAAAACCCGCCCCTACGGGAGGTGCGTTTGGAATCTGCGTGCAACAATGGCTGCTCAACCGGAGTGGTTGACCGCGCCATTGTTGTTCTCCAGCTTCGGCCTGTACTTTGCGATGAAATCCCGGCTCACGCGCACTAGCTCCGTGTCCGGCATGGTGGCCATCAGCCTCCATCCGGCCTCCAAAGTCTCCGTCATGGTGCGGCTTTGGCTCCCCTGCCCCAGGAACTCACTCTCGAACATCTCCGCGAATTTAAGGTAGCTCCTGTCGGTCTCGCTCAAGCCTTCCTCGCCGATGATGGAGGCCACGCGCCGCTGCTCCATGCCACGGGCGTAGAGCATGTAAAGCTGGTCACTCCATTGCCGGTGGTCCTCCCGCGTCCGCCCCGGCCCGATGCCGTGATCCATCAGCCTCGAAAGGCTCGGCAACACGTTGATTGGGGGGAACACCCCTTTGCGGTGAAGCCCCCGGTCAAGCACTATCTGGCCTTCTGTTATGTAACCGGTGAGATCCGGCACCGGGTGGGTGATGTCGTCGTCGGGCATGGTCAATATCGGCGTCTGCGTGACGGAGCCTTTGCGCCCCTTGATCCTCCCCGCTCGTTCGTATATCCCGGCAAGGTCGGTGTACATGTATCCGGGATAACCCCGCCTGCCGGGGATTTCCTCCCGGGACGATGACACTTCGCGCAGCGCGTTGCAGTAATGGGTCATGTCCGTGAGCACCACGAGGGCCTGCATGTCCAGCTCAAACGCCAGGTATTCGGCGGCGGTGAGGGCGAAACGGGGGGTCAATAGTCTTTCGATCACCGGGTCGTCGGCAAGGTTCAAGAACACTACCGAATGCTCTATGGCGCCGGAGGCCATGAAGGCGCCCATGAAATAATCGGCCTCCCGCGAGGTGATCCCCATTGCGGCGAACACCAGGGCGAACTGCTCCCCCTCCTTTGGCGCGCCGGCGTTTGCGATGATGTGGGTGGCGATCTCGTTGGCCGGAAGTCCCGCCCCGGAGAATATGGGAAGTTTCTGGCCGCGCACCAGTGTGTTCATGCCGTCTATCGCCGATATTCCTGTCTGGATAAAGTCCCTTGGCATGTCCCTCTGCACCGGATTGATGGCCGAGCCGTGGATCCCCCGCCTTACAAACGGCGGAGGCTCCGGCATCCCGTCCATGGCCGTCCCCGCTCCGGAGAACACCCGGCCGAGGATCAGCGGAGAGAGGTTTATCGCCGCCCCTTCTTCCGAGAACCGCACCACGGTGGTGTCCGGGTTAATCTTTCCCGTCGGCCCGAACACCTGCGCCACGGCGAACCGTTCGCTAAGCTCTATGATCTGCCCGGCGCGCATGTCGTCCGCGCCGACGATGATTGTCACAAGGTCCCCGAGCGCCGCGCGGCTCGGCCTGCTGATGAACAGCAATGGCCCTTTCACCGACTCTATGGTCCTGTATTCCGCGGAAAGAAGGTCGCGCATTTTCCTACGCCTCCTCCTCTTTCAGGTATTTTTCCAGCGACTTGCCAAGCTCCGCCACGCGCCCTTCGAGGGCGGAATCCTCCACCTCTTTAAGGCGCAGCGTTTCCTCCATGCCGGGGAATTTGAGGATCGTCTCCACGGTGGTCCCCTTTTCCACGGCGGCAGCCACGCGCTCGATGAAAAACAGGTAAAACTCCAGCGTCATTTTCTGCCGGGTGATAGAGCAATATGCGTCCGTGGGGCTCACTGCGCTCTGCCGCAGATACCCTTCCCGCAAAAGGCGGGCGCCCTCCAGCGTCACCCGCTCCTTGTCCTCTAGCGAGTCCGCCCCGATGATCTTCACCACCTCCAAAAGCTCTTCTTCCTTTTGCAGGATGGCGTGGACCTTTTTCACCATCTCCGGCCATGCGGCGCAGACATTCTCCGCGTACCATCCCATCAGCGCCGGATATGTGAGCGAGAAACTTATGCGCCAGTTTATGGCCGGGAAATGCCGCTGGTGGGCCAGATCGTAGTCCAGCCCCCAGAAGGTAGAGGCCATGCGAAGTGACGCCTGTGTCACCGGCTCGGAAAAATCCCCCCCCGGCGGCGACACCGCCCCGATGATCGTCACCGACCCGGTCCCGTTATCGCCAACCACGCACCGCCCGGCCCGCTCATAGAATGCGCCAAGCCTGCTGGCCAGGTATGTGGGATACCCCTCCTCGCCCGGTATCTCCTCCAGCCGCGAAGATATCTCCCGCAACGCCTCGGCCCACCGGCTTGTGCTGTCGGCCATCACCGCCACCTTGTACCCCATGTCCCGGTAATATTCGGCCACGCTCATTCCTGTGTATATGGAGGCCTCCCGCGCCGCCACCGGCATGTTGGACGTGTTGGCGATGAGGATGGTGCGCTCCATCAGCGGCCTTCCGGTGTGCGGGTCGGTCAGTTGCGGGAACTGGTTTAGGGTGTCGGCCATTTCGTTGCCCCGCTCGCCGCAGCCGATGTATATCACGATGTCCGCCTGGGCGAACTTGGCGATGGTCTGTTCCAGCACGGTCTTGCCGGAGCCGAATCCGCCGGGGATGATGGCCGCGCCCCCTTCGGCGATGGGGAATAAAGTGTCTATCACCCTTTGTCCTGTTATGAGCGGGACTTTGAGCGGCAGCCTTCCGGCCCGGGGCCTTGCCTCCCGTATGTTCCATTTCTGGCGCATGGTAATGGTGGAGCCGTCTTCCAGCTCCACCACCGGATCGGTTATGGTGAATTCCCCTTCGCGCGCGCTCTTGACGATCCCTTCCACCCCCTTGGGCACCATTATCCTGTGCGTGATGCGCCCGCTTTCAGGGGTTTCGCCCAGCACTGTCCCCCATTTGACAACGTCACCAGGTTTCACGGACGGGGTGAATCGCCACTTGCGTGTCCTGTCCAGCCTTTTCTCCCCGGCTCCGCTCTGGATAAAATCACCCCAATTCTCCGAAAGTTTCACAAGGGGCCTCTGGATCCCGTCGAATATGGATCCTAAAAGCCCCGGCCCAAGCTCCACGGACAGCATCTCCCCGGTCCGTTCCACAACGTCGCCGATTTTAAGCCCGGTGGTCTCCTCATACACCTGCACCACCGCAGCGCCCCCCTCGATCCTGATGATCTCCCCCATCAGCCCCGAAGGGCCCACGCGCACAACCTCGCTCATAAAGCAGCCGAACATGCCTCCGGCCACCACCGCCGGGCCGGACACTTTTATGATTCCGCCACTGGGGAAACTCACAGCTTTATCCTCATGTGGTAGCCCAGCGCCCGGTATGTGAGCGCGTCGGCGATCTGGGCCGCGTCCGCGAAAAAGCGCCATTGCCCCGGGTAATCGTATCGCGCCAGCAGCGGCTTTGGGTTCCGGGCCAGGGCGCGCAGGTTCTTCTCCGAAATCCACCGCTCCAGGTCCAGGGGGATGGCCAG is part of the Nitrospinota bacterium genome and encodes:
- a CDS encoding metallophosphoesterase family protein, with the translated sequence MRYALISDIHSNIEAFDAVLRDIDSTGADRLLFLGDIIGYGPNPNECLDRLLQVADLSLGGNHDWAVVGKTPDDYFNPFAKQAVDWTAATLRDDHKDFLKRTRAADTFDGFQVAHSTPLYPEEWRYIMSQKEALENYGSLTSQVCFIGHSHQPLVIEYDGPASIKVSKETGYTLDPAKKYIINIGSVGQPRDSNINSCWALYDSEEGTVTFRRVPYDIEAVQRKMAEANLPRYLIDRLAVGR
- the holA gene encoding DNA polymerase III subunit delta is translated as MPVLAHPAFNSSMAPEKFQRAPVYLFYGPAALMLNEAAALVRERLANDISADNYFHHLAVGARRRKSEDEGDESPSSKGDDGGTVSGAGIAALLNTMSMFGGGKLVWAGPLEWLNKEDMESLASYAADPNPQSTLIVSYITDKRSDPFEKSGLVKNAAKSGVVVKLPAPEGERVREWAVSRFGRMGKKISTDAAQRLCDLAGGDVDRLAAEIEKLALYAGESDQVTMDSVEEMVSDHRENEIWDLTGAISRGNLPSAVAALENLLANNRPPQMILKSLTTEVMRLYCARRFKADGRPETEFAPAVGAHPFAVRNTWRDADKWPAQRALSAMRGVMETNMSLMRSGAEPHSALYRLVMELCGGNQPAASRQG
- the rpsT gene encoding 30S ribosomal protein S20 — encoded protein: MPNHKSAEKRVRQSKRRNVRNTAVRSAARTAVKKAGAALTSGDRQAATAALAEAQKALLTAASKGVIHKNNASRRVSRLASKLAKLK
- a CDS encoding V-type ATP synthase subunit B: MRDLLSAEYRTIESVKGPLLFISRPSRAALGDLVTIIVGADDMRAGQIIELSERFAVAQVFGPTGKINPDTTVVRFSEEGAAINLSPLILGRVFSGAGTAMDGMPEPPPFVRRGIHGSAINPVQRDMPRDFIQTGISAIDGMNTLVRGQKLPIFSGAGLPANEIATHIIANAGAPKEGEQFALVFAAMGITSREADYFMGAFMASGAIEHSVVFLNLADDPVIERLLTPRFALTAAEYLAFELDMQALVVLTDMTHYCNALREVSSSREEIPGRRGYPGYMYTDLAGIYERAGRIKGRKGSVTQTPILTMPDDDITHPVPDLTGYITEGQIVLDRGLHRKGVFPPINVLPSLSRLMDHGIGPGRTREDHRQWSDQLYMLYARGMEQRRVASIIGEEGLSETDRSYLKFAEMFESEFLGQGSQSRTMTETLEAGWRLMATMPDTELVRVSRDFIAKYRPKLENNNGAVNHSG
- a CDS encoding V-type ATP synthase subunit A, encoding MALFRGRGPDRRRAHIPGAGLPHEDKAVSFPSGGIIKVSGPAVVAGGMFGCFMSEVVRVGPSGLMGEIIRIEGGAAVVQVYEETTGLKIGDVVERTGEMLSVELGPGLLGSIFDGIQRPLVKLSENWGDFIQSGAGEKRLDRTRKWRFTPSVKPGDVVKWGTVLGETPESGRITHRIMVPKGVEGIVKSAREGEFTITDPVVELEDGSTITMRQKWNIREARPRAGRLPLKVPLITGQRVIDTLFPIAEGGAAIIPGGFGSGKTVLEQTIAKFAQADIVIYIGCGERGNEMADTLNQFPQLTDPHTGRPLMERTILIANTSNMPVAAREASIYTGMSVAEYYRDMGYKVAVMADSTSRWAEALREISSRLEEIPGEEGYPTYLASRLGAFYERAGRCVVGDNGTGSVTIIGAVSPPGGDFSEPVTQASLRMASTFWGLDYDLAHQRHFPAINWRISFSLTYPALMGWYAENVCAAWPEMVKKVHAILQKEEELLEVVKIIGADSLEDKERVTLEGARLLREGYLRQSAVSPTDAYCSITRQKMTLEFYLFFIERVAAAVEKGTTVETILKFPGMEETLRLKEVEDSALEGRVAELGKSLEKYLKEEEA